Below is a genomic region from Mesorhizobium sp. NZP2298.
CTCAACGCCCACTTGCCTGGCCTGGACCGCTTGATCCTCTTCCAAGCTGGCGTCCTGCACCTGCGGCAAAGCTGTTACACGGGATGGATTACTATTTCGCGGGTCCACACTAGCCTCACATCAAACTGTATCGTCAAAAATCCTGCGCCAATTCACGCAGCGGGTCATCGAGTTGAGATTCTGCCGAGAGCCCCTCGTCCGCTATCGTCAAGGGTACCGGCTCCGGGAGGGCGCCTGTCTGGCTTTCGAAGATGCGTTTAAGGATGCGGTCCGAAAAATATCGCACCTTCCTCAATTGCAATGGTGGCAGGCCTTTGATGAGAACAATCTCGTAGTCTTCATCGAGCAGCCGAACCTGTTCGGGACGCAGCAGCGGCGCACCTTGAAACGAATTCTGAATGTTCCAATCGAACGTTCGCGCCTGGCTGGCAAGGCCGTGAACGGGATTCGAGGAGAAACCGTCACTTACCATGGCCGAGACCTCAACGGCCGGAGCGATCTCTGCTTCTGGAGGCAGCCATTAGATCCTCGCGGGCGTGATCATAGGGGTGACTTAGGGACTGCCCGATTTCACCACCCCGCCGCAGCTGTTGACGGGAGGTTTGCGGGCCTACTGTATCACGGACTGAAGCCGCAATACCTGCTATGTGGTCGTCCAAATTCGCATTCCGTTCCTCTACTGCATGCCGCGGCGGAGGCATGTGCGGCAAGATATCTTGCATGCCGGGAACTGCGTGAGCTTGGGCCTGTTGATTTGCGTCGAACTGGTGATACACCGCCAATTCCGGCGGCGCGACAGGAGGCCGGGGCAGCGAGTCCAGTTGGTTGGCGGCCACCAGAACTGATTCCACTGCGTCTTGGTGCGTGCGCGAGGAAGGATCCATTCCGTAGGCTCCCTGAATCATCAGTGATGCGATTTCCTTTTGTTGGTCTTCAGGAATACGGGACAATGCGTTGCGTACACTATCAGCGAACTCGGGTGAGATCACTTGTACTTCTGCATATTTTTTCCACGATACGGGTGCGTTTTGCTTCCGGCGCAAATCGTTGGCAGTCTGTTCATTTGTGTCCGGATGCACGAACGGAATCAACCCCTCAACACGGTTTTTCAGGAATTCGGCGGTGCTTTTGTCCATCGACCAATGACCTTCCTTGACCGGCACTCCGCTCCATGCGCTGTCTTTCAACCGAACAGCGGGACCGTTGGCCCAGGCATCCATAACCACGGTCGACCTCGGGTCGCGGCTTCCGCGCCGCAGTTCGTTCCAAATGTGACCCGCCTTGACTGAGATCTCATCACCTTTGTCGGTTATCTCTTTCATTGACACGGAAGCACTAGAGGTCATACTCCGCTCGTCGGCCGCCATGTGTGGGGCGTGGACGATAGCGGAAAGGGGAGCGGTCTGATTGCAGCACGCCGCTCCCATGACTACTGCCACTGCAACCTTAATGTTGTCGTCTGCTCCCATCATTGCAACCGACGATCCGATGCTGTTGTGGCCGTGAGAGGGAATGTCGTCCACCTTAACGTTTCCCCGGCCATGCTTGAGCAGCAGGCGAACGTCGTGAACTGTTTGCCCCGCTGTCGCGAGTCTTATCGGGCTGGTGACGTCGTCACCGACGACACACGCTCCCATATGATAGGCGGCCTGCTGGATCTGATGTGGCTCCAGAGGCGCATCTCCGCCCCGTCGCAACCTGTCGGCAGGCGTGCCCACGGAGACCTTCAGCGCTGCCGTGGATTCTCGCGGCGACTCTTCCGTGTCATATGTGGCATGTCGAGTCGATCCGGAGGATTTGGAGATGCAAATTCCCATAGCCGTTCACCTGTAGTGGAGTTTCTGATCGCCGAGGGACGGGATACGCGAGACGGGCGCTTAACCGTCAGTGTCATCTGGATGAGCTTCCATCAAGGGTGCCGGCTCCGGGAGGGCGCCTGTCTGGCTTTCAAAGATGCGTTTAAGGATGCGGTCCGAAAAATATCGCACCTTCCTCAATTGCAATGGTGGCAGACCTTTGATGAGAACAATCTCGTACTCGTCATTGAGCAGCCGAACCTGTTCGGGACGCAGCAGCGGCGCACCTTGAAACGAATTCTGAATGTTCCGGTCGAACGCTCGCGACTGGCTGTAGGAAATCGATTTGGCTTCAAACGTGTATTCACCGATGGCTTTGGAAATGTAGTTCGGAGTCTCGTCATCGGCCGTGGCCATGAACACTTGCAGTCCGGTATTGCTGAGAAAATTCTGCTTACCAGCCTCTCCATAAGCCCCCGTTAGTGCCGAAAGGCTTTGGATGATGAGCATGAAACGCCCCTTGTAGCCCGCGATAGTCGTAATTGCGGTCTCGATCGCCTCCAGCTTCCCCAAGTGCTTGAACTCATCGAGCAGAAAGAGAACCTCGTGCTTTTCGTCCTGGCGGGGCAGCGACCGCTGTAGAATTGAAACGATTTGCTGAAAAAATAAGCGTATCAAAGGCGCGATCACCTCAAGGTCGTTCGGACCAACGCAAAGATAGATGCACGTTCTGCGACGGCGAAGATCATAGACCGAAAAGTCCGAGCGACTTGTAGCCGCCTTGACAGCCGGATCCGCCCACAAGTTGAGCCCGCCATCGCCGAGCACGGACGTGTAGGAGGTTAGGATTTTCGTGTCGTTCCCCGCCATGTCGTCGAAGATGCGTTGTGCCTCTTTGTTCCGGGTCTCCATGGCGAGCTGCGCGAAGAGCTTAAACTTCTCCCCCGGCTGAGCGAACAGATCATAGACGGCGCCGATTGTTGGCGTGCCCCGCTCGATGCAGGCAAGGATCCCCGCGACAAAGATATCTCGCGCGCCGCTGACGAAACCTTCCGCCCCCTCCCCCTTGGCCGTAATCAGGTTCGCGGCCAAGCGGCGGGCTTCGGTGAATTGCTGCTGTGGATGCAGTGCTATTAGATCCAACAGTGGATTGTAGCAGTTTGTGCGCCGCTCTGAATCCAGTGGCGCGAATTTGAACACTTCGTGGCCCGCGGCTTTACGCGCCCTCGATGTGAGCTCAAAGAGCTCCCCTTTCACGTCCAGAGCTATCACAGAGCCTTTAAATGTAAGTAGCGTTGGAATGACTATGCCGACACCCTTGCCAGCGCGGGTCGGCGCAACGATGAGGCTGTGAGGCTGCTCGCCATTGGTCAGGTAATAGCCAGGCCAGAAAGGACCACTCGTCTTCCCGAAGACCGGTCCTGTCACGCCACGGTATCGCCGCAGATATCCCGTGCGTCGCATTTCATCCACTCGAGCCCAACGAGCGGTCCCGTGGTGTTCGAGCTTGCGGCGCAATACGAACTGCTGAATCAGCAAGACAACCGCGGATGTCGAGAGCACGATCGCCGCGCCCTGATAGAAAACGGGGGTTGCGAAACCCAAATAGAAGGGCGTCTCAAACCAAAAGGCACGGACATCAAACGCCATCAGAGCCTCGCCGCTACCCCCGTGGCGGAAGGTTGCGTACAGACTTGCCGCACAGAACCCCAAGGCGAGTGAGCACGCGATGCTAATGGCTATGTTGGGGGACGTCGTTTTTGTAGAAGACATTGTTCCATGGCCGAATTAGCCGTGCTGATGCTGCGCTTGCTTCAGGCACCGAACCGAGGTCGCGCGATGCCGACGCTCGACAGATCGATGCCGCAGCGGGTGGTGCGATGCTTGCATCGCGCCACCCGGCAGACGAGGATTTTGAAAGTTTCACTAAGCAGATACGTCGACGGCCAGGGAATTGGAAACAGCAAGGCCGTGAACGGAATTCGGGAGAGGAAGCGTTACTGCCATGGCCGAGACCTCAACGGCCGGTCCGATCTCTGCTTCTCCTAGCCTCCATTAGATCCTCTCGGGCGTGATTGTAGGAGTGGCTTATGTCCCGGCCGACTTGACCACCCCGCTGCAGCTGTTCGTGAGAGGTTTGCGGGCCAACTGTATCACGGACTGCAGCCCCAATACCTGCTATGTGGGCGTCCAGATCCGCACTGCGTTCCTCTGCTGCATGCCGCGGAGGAGGCATCTGCGGCAAGATGTCTTGCATGCCGGGAATTGAGTGAGCTTGGGCCTGTTGATTTGGATCTAACTGGTGATACATCGCGTACATAGCATTGGATGCTGTCGACCTGACGTGGCCATCCGGATCGGTAGCCAATTCAGCGGCCTGATCAAAAATGCGAGCTTTATTTTCAGTGTTAAACTTGCTGAAGTTTTGCGCAGCGTAAAGCGCTCCGATAGCTTGCGAAGGTGGGTCCATGTTGCCAATGCGATTAACAATACTATCTTGTGTCTCTGGCCGAAGGTAATGAGACACGTTACTGACTGCTCTGAATTGCTCCAATGCTACTTCATCCGGGGTGTGTCCCAACCCGGCAGTCAATTTATCCCCCAGATCGACGGCTGATCGTCCAAGCTGATTGGTCCGCGTTTCAAACTTCGCGAGGTCAGTTTCTGGCTCGGTTCGAGTGCCCCGAACGGCTATGCGCTCTCGCCTCCCGAGTTCTTTGAAGGTCCCAAGATTTCGCGCTGTATCGCGCGGGTTAGCGCTTACCAGCCGTTCTGCAACATCGGTCAATGGTCCGTATGGAAGGTCACGGAGGGTACTGCGATTCCCCACGTCTTGGGATGAACTTGCAGCTGCGCGTGCCCGTTTGTTATCGCGATCCATTGCTCGGCCTCCAAAGTCGTTAAGTTACCCAATCAGGGTACCACCGACGCTTGACCTGCTAAACCGATATGAGGTTACAGTTGTAGTCTGGCAGAAGCTTCTCCCAACTCTGGGATACGCCGAGAGCCGTAACCGGGGCAGATTTCCGGGCGGAAGGGTTTGCGGCGAGAGCGTTCGTGATTCACCGTTTGCGTGACGCATCAGGATCGTCTCATATAAGAGAGTCCGTCGCGATACGCCCCGCGAATGACGATGGTACCTTCGGCTTGACTTATCCTTCGCGCTCTGCGGGTCCGACGAGAAAATCAGCCTACCTTGCTGAGACTACCTGCGGAGGACTTGCCGCTACGGCGGTCCTGCTCGATCTCGCACTTGATCTTCTGCCCATCAACGAGGTTTGAAAGTCCAGCCCGTTCTACAGCTGAAATATGGACGAAAACGTCCTGACCGCCGTCATCGGGCTGGATGAAGCCAAAACCTTTGGCTGTTGAACCACTTCACTGTTCCGGTCGCCATATCGTGTATTCCTCTGTGGCCAGTGCGAACCAGACGGGCCGTAAAGCCGATCCTGTTCATATTTCGTAGAGTTAAACCCAGCAAAAACCAGAATTACCCACCTCGGGGTTGCGGCGCGAAAAGCCATTGCTCTGTTTGGGAAAGCACCGAACAGGTGCCGGTGAGCTTGAGCGCAACGCGCTGCAAGACGCTCGAGTGCCGAGGAATCTCTCCGACAAGGATACGTCTGAGCCGCCCAGTATGCCGGCTCGGCAACCACCCGAATGGATCGAAGCCGATCTGCAAAACGGATGGTGAGAGCGTTGGCTCGTTTCCAACCCATCCTGTCTCACCAGCGCGGACGCCTGGACGGATGTCAACGCCGGAAAAAGAACCGCATCGATTGGTCCCGCTTGCGGCCAGCTCCAGTCGGCCGCTCGATCGCAAGCGTGGTTCGAGGAGGAAGCTCTCCCAGGTGCAATGCGAGGAGACGCTGGTCCAACTCCTTGTCGGCTGCCGTAAGGCGGTGGTTCAGACGAAGGTAGTCCATCCAGGTCGGGGTGCGGAAGGTTTCTGTCCAACGCGAAGGCTGCTGGAGGTCGCGCTGGAGATTCCAGTGTCGCGCACCAACGCCGCTTTGTACTCGCCGCCGTTCCCGCATCTGCTCCAGGAACGCTTCGACATTTGCTTCGGGTATTGAATATTCGATCTTGGCGACGATCGGCCCGCTTCGGGGCTTCAAATCCAGGGCAACCTGAGGCGTTTCGAAGCCAAGAGGAGCCTGATCGGAATCTTTCCATTGACGGATGGGCAGCAGGAAGCCGGTGCCAGCGACCAGCACCAGCGCGCCACCTGAAAGCTCCAGAGCCGAGCTCAGCGAATAGCTCTCGGCCACCGTACCCCACAGCCAGCTGCCAGCCGCGATGCCGCCGGATGAAAGGGCATAATAGATCGAGAGCGTGCGACCAACGACCCACCTTGGACTCGCCAACTGGACGCTTACGTCCAGCCCGGTCCAGGTCACGACCCAGCCCGCGCCGCCGAGCGCCAGCGCGATAGCCGCCACCGCCACCGAGGGGGTGAAAGCAAGCGATAGACAACAAGCCGCACAGGCGATGCACGACAGTGTCGTCAAACGTTCCTGGGACAGCCTCCGTCTCAGAATGTTGTTGCAGATGCCGGCGAACAAGGCGCCGGTCCCGAAGCCGGCCATCAGGATGCCGTAAACGACTGGCCCTCCCCCCAGCTGATCGCGGGCGACGAGAGGCAAGAGCGCTAGTATAGAGATGCTCGTCAGCCCAAAAAGGGCACCGCGGGCAATTGCTGCCTTGATTTCGGATGACAGGGCAGTGAAGCGCGCTCCGTCATGGATCGCCGTGGTCAATGGTTCACTCGGCAGCGGTGACGAGCGAACATGCCATTTGCAGCGCCCTATGGTCCACAGCAGCATCAGATATGTAAGCGTCGCCACTGCGAAAGCCGTCAAAGGGCCAAAGGAAGCAACGACGACGCCACCGAGAGCGGGACCGATGCTTCGGACGGCGTTATATCCGACCGAGATAAGCGTGACGGCGGCCGGAACATCGCGCTTTCGCAGGATATCGCCAACCGAC
It encodes:
- a CDS encoding type III secretion protein; the protein is MDDIPSHGHNSIGSSVAMMGADDNIKVAVAVVMGAACCNQTAPLSAIVHAPHMAADERSMTSSASVSMKEITDKGDEISVKAGHIWNELRRGSRDPRSTVVMDAWANGPAVRLKDSAWSGVPVKEGHWSMDKSTAEFLKNRVEGLIPFVHPDTNEQTANDLRRKQNAPVSWKKYAEVQVISPEFADSVRNALSRIPEDQQKEIASLMIQGAYGMDPSSRTHQDAVESVLVAANQLDSLPRPPVAPPELAVYHQFDANQQAQAHAVPGMQDILPHMPPPRHAVEERNANLDDHIAGIAASVRDTVGPQTSRQQLRRGGEIGQSLSHPYDHAREDLMAASRSRDRSGR
- the virD4 gene encoding type IV secretion system ATPase VirD4 (The ATPase VirD4 is a core component of the VirB/VirD4 form of type IV secretion systems (T4SS), also known as type IVa secretion systems.), translating into MSSTKTTSPNIAISIACSLALGFCAASLYATFRHGGSGEALMAFDVRAFWFETPFYLGFATPVFYQGAAIVLSTSAVVLLIQQFVLRRKLEHHGTARWARVDEMRRTGYLRRYRGVTGPVFGKTSGPFWPGYYLTNGEQPHSLIVAPTRAGKGVGIVIPTLLTFKGSVIALDVKGELFELTSRARKAAGHEVFKFAPLDSERRTNCYNPLLDLIALHPQQQFTEARRLAANLITAKGEGAEGFVSGARDIFVAGILACIERGTPTIGAVYDLFAQPGEKFKLFAQLAMETRNKEAQRIFDDMAGNDTKILTSYTSVLGDGGLNLWADPAVKAATSRSDFSVYDLRRRRTCIYLCVGPNDLEVIAPLIRLFFQQIVSILQRSLPRQDEKHEVLFLLDEFKHLGKLEAIETAITTIAGYKGRFMLIIQSLSALTGAYGEAGKQNFLSNTGLQVFMATADDETPNYISKAIGEYTFEAKSISYSQSRAFDRNIQNSFQGAPLLRPEQVRLLNDEYEIVLIKGLPPLQLRKVRYFSDRILKRIFESQTGALPEPAPLMEAHPDDTDG
- a CDS encoding MFS transporter, with amino-acid sequence MSGVAREEVNPVSSATFAPLENSTFRPIWIATQVSSLGWLIQMVAISWLMATISTSDVMVALVQASTTLPTFLLSIIAGALADNYSRRNLMFAGWCVIALSSTMLTVLAGLGIFNPWMVLAFSCLAGVGAAFTDPAWHASVGDILRKRDVPAAVTLISVGYNAVRSIGPALGGVVVASFGPLTAFAVATLTYLMLLWTIGRCKWHVRSSPLPSEPLTTAIHDGARFTALSSEIKAAIARGALFGLTSISILALLPLVARDQLGGGPVVYGILMAGFGTGALFAGICNNILRRRLSQERLTTLSCIACAACCLSLAFTPSVAVAAIALALGGAGWVVTWTGLDVSVQLASPRWVVGRTLSIYYALSSGGIAAGSWLWGTVAESYSLSSALELSGGALVLVAGTGFLLPIRQWKDSDQAPLGFETPQVALDLKPRSGPIVAKIEYSIPEANVEAFLEQMRERRRVQSGVGARHWNLQRDLQQPSRWTETFRTPTWMDYLRLNHRLTAADKELDQRLLALHLGELPPRTTLAIERPTGAGRKRDQSMRFFFRR